One part of the Streptomyces nigra genome encodes these proteins:
- a CDS encoding NADPH-dependent FMN reductase — protein MTKIGIILGSTRPGRNGEAVARWVLDIASKRTDAEFELIDLLDYKLPHLDEQLPPSMGQYSQPHTQEWARKIAGFDGFIFVTPEYNHSTSGVLKNAIDYLYAEWNNKAAGFVSYGAMGGARAVEHLRLIAGELQMADVRAQVGLSLFHDFENFSVLKPGEFQVEALNATLDQVVAWSRALAPLRAA, from the coding sequence ATGACCAAGATCGGAATCATCCTCGGCAGCACCCGCCCCGGCCGCAACGGCGAGGCCGTGGCGCGCTGGGTGCTCGACATCGCGTCGAAGCGCACGGACGCGGAGTTCGAGCTGATCGACCTCCTCGACTACAAGCTTCCGCACCTGGACGAGCAGCTTCCGCCCTCGATGGGCCAGTACTCCCAGCCGCACACCCAGGAGTGGGCGCGCAAGATCGCCGGCTTCGACGGCTTCATCTTCGTGACGCCGGAGTACAACCACTCGACGTCCGGTGTGCTCAAGAACGCCATCGACTACCTCTACGCCGAGTGGAACAACAAGGCGGCCGGGTTCGTCAGCTACGGCGCCATGGGCGGCGCCCGCGCGGTCGAGCACCTTCGCCTGATCGCCGGCGAGCTGCAGATGGCCGACGTCCGCGCCCAGGTCGGCCTGTCGCTGTTCCACGACTTCGAGAACTTCAGCGTCCTCAAGCCGGGCGAGTTCCAGGTCGAGGCCCTGAACGCCACCCTGGACCAGGTCGTGGCCTGGAGCCGGGCGCTGGCGCCGCTGCGCGCCGCGTAA
- a CDS encoding DoxX family protein, translating to MYIAAVILSVLLALLSLAAGAPKAQLKGSVPEGLVAKGLGSGLVRFIGLAEVAAAVGLVVGIWWQPLGIAAAVGMAVLMIGAVRYHAKWGDYADSEARGAATAPILFTLVAVATAITLAASQ from the coding sequence GTGTACATCGCCGCTGTCATCCTCAGCGTTCTCCTCGCCCTCCTCTCTCTTGCCGCGGGCGCGCCGAAGGCGCAACTCAAGGGCAGCGTGCCGGAAGGGCTCGTGGCCAAGGGTCTCGGCTCCGGTCTGGTCCGCTTCATCGGCCTGGCCGAGGTGGCCGCAGCGGTCGGCCTCGTCGTGGGCATCTGGTGGCAGCCTCTGGGCATCGCCGCCGCCGTCGGTATGGCCGTTCTGATGATCGGCGCGGTCAGATACCACGCGAAGTGGGGAGACTACGCGGACAGCGAGGCGCGCGGTGCCGCGACGGCACCCATTCTCTTCACTCTTGTCGCGGTGGCGACGGCCATCACCCTGGCCGCCTCACAGTAA
- a CDS encoding SDR family NAD(P)-dependent oxidoreductase, which translates to MGILDGKVILITGTGGGMGRVAALVFAREGAKIVGCDIQVEGNEETVDMVRRSGGDMTGIAPVDLTDPDQVHRLADEAAAAYGGLDAVYNNAAMQRFGAMPDFSVEDWRATEAGELDIPFFVSKYTWPHLVRRGGGVIINVASEAGLIAGSTPPMVAHTAANAGVIGMTRQLALEGAPHNIRAVAISPGPVLTPASDRDLGDNQAARDAITSKTLLKRFARPEEIVELAAFLASDRASFITGANYPVDGGASAW; encoded by the coding sequence ATGGGGATACTCGATGGCAAGGTCATTCTCATCACCGGCACCGGCGGGGGCATGGGCCGCGTCGCCGCACTCGTCTTCGCCAGGGAGGGAGCGAAGATCGTCGGCTGCGACATCCAGGTGGAGGGCAACGAAGAGACCGTCGACATGGTGCGCCGCTCCGGCGGCGACATGACCGGCATCGCCCCCGTCGACCTCACCGACCCCGACCAGGTGCACCGCCTGGCCGACGAAGCGGCCGCCGCCTACGGCGGACTCGACGCCGTCTACAACAACGCCGCGATGCAGCGCTTCGGAGCGATGCCCGACTTCTCCGTCGAGGACTGGCGCGCCACCGAGGCCGGCGAACTCGACATCCCCTTCTTCGTCTCCAAGTACACCTGGCCCCACCTCGTGCGGCGCGGCGGCGGTGTCATCATCAACGTCGCCTCCGAAGCGGGCCTCATCGCCGGCTCGACGCCTCCGATGGTCGCCCACACCGCCGCCAACGCGGGCGTCATCGGAATGACCCGCCAACTCGCCCTGGAAGGCGCCCCGCACAACATCCGCGCAGTCGCCATCAGCCCAGGCCCCGTCCTCACCCCCGCCAGCGACCGCGATCTCGGCGACAACCAGGCGGCACGCGACGCCATCACCAGCAAGACCCTCCTCAAGCGCTTCGCGCGGCCGGAGGAGATCGTCGAGCTCGCCGCGTTCCTCGCGTCCGACCGCGCAAGCTTCATCACCGGAGCCAACTACCCCGTCGACGGAGGGGCCAGCGCCTGGTGA
- a CDS encoding NAD(P)/FAD-dependent oxidoreductase: MTTNTRHVVIVGGGYAGVRLARELDKDADVTLIDLKEAFFHRVASLRASADADWTYAPFIPYDSLLAHGRVVRNKAVRIDTEERRVVLATGHRVPYDVLVIATGADYEEPARFTGSTVEEAAASFRGHQRRIAEARSLLVVGGGPSGVELAAELRLANARATVTLAHSGRRLLSRFGTGRMGRHARSWLERHDVRVLLDTFVSSAGGAGTGLRDQAGHPLGADVVFWTTGTTPNTLWLRLAGRGDWLDERGHVKVDEHLRVVGRRDVFAIGDVNNVSEAKLSPSAVAQGEATAHNIRAHLDHGKHGNTPRPYKPAPVRVFSVPFGPDAGTTLVPALGRDVLVLGDRATSVLKSRHLAIPIMEKLLGRPKT; this comes from the coding sequence ATGACCACGAACACCCGGCACGTCGTCATCGTCGGCGGGGGCTATGCCGGGGTTCGCCTGGCGCGCGAGCTGGACAAGGACGCCGACGTCACCTTGATCGACCTCAAGGAGGCGTTCTTCCACCGCGTCGCCTCACTGCGCGCGAGCGCCGACGCGGACTGGACCTACGCCCCGTTCATTCCGTACGACTCCCTCCTGGCCCACGGCCGCGTCGTGAGGAACAAGGCCGTACGCATCGACACGGAAGAGCGCCGGGTCGTGCTCGCCACCGGGCACCGTGTGCCGTACGACGTACTGGTCATCGCGACCGGAGCCGACTACGAGGAGCCCGCACGCTTCACCGGCAGCACCGTCGAGGAGGCGGCGGCGTCATTCCGCGGCCACCAGCGGCGCATCGCCGAGGCCCGGAGCCTGCTGGTGGTCGGAGGAGGTCCCTCCGGTGTGGAACTGGCAGCGGAACTGCGACTGGCCAACGCGAGGGCCACGGTCACCCTCGCCCACTCCGGCCGCAGACTGCTCTCACGCTTCGGCACCGGGCGCATGGGCCGCCACGCACGCTCCTGGCTGGAACGGCACGACGTAAGGGTCCTCCTCGACACCTTCGTGTCGTCCGCCGGCGGCGCCGGCACGGGGCTGCGGGACCAGGCGGGCCACCCCCTCGGCGCCGACGTGGTCTTCTGGACGACGGGCACCACCCCCAACACACTGTGGCTCCGGCTGGCGGGACGGGGCGACTGGCTCGACGAACGCGGCCACGTCAAGGTGGACGAACATCTGCGCGTCGTGGGCCGGCGGGACGTCTTCGCCATCGGCGACGTCAACAACGTGTCGGAGGCGAAGCTCAGCCCTTCGGCCGTCGCGCAGGGAGAGGCGACGGCCCACAACATCCGCGCGCACCTCGACCACGGCAAGCACGGGAACACGCCGCGCCCGTACAAGCCGGCGCCGGTCCGCGTCTTCTCCGTGCCCTTCGGGCCCGACGCCGGCACCACTCTGGTACCGGCTCTCGGCCGCGACGTCCTCGTCCTGGGCGACAGGGCCACGTCCGTGCTGAAGAGCAGGCATCTCGCGATACCCATCATGGAGAAACTCCTGGGCCGCCCCAAGACGTGA
- a CDS encoding DsbA family protein — MNAASTTTESPTTVDFWFDPVCPWTWLTSRWMLEVAKSRPLEVSWHVMSLSVLNENRLDELPERIRVLMGEAWAPVRVLVAASLSHGPEVLEPLYTALGDRYHLEQQPKNRATLEAALREVGLPVDLADAGDTDRYDSELRASHRRGISLVGEDVGSPVIAVPGPGAQSEPVAFFGPVVNPTPKGEEAARLWDGVLAVASAPGFYEIKRTRTSGPDFG, encoded by the coding sequence GTGAACGCTGCATCGACCACAACCGAGTCGCCCACCACCGTGGACTTCTGGTTCGACCCCGTGTGCCCGTGGACCTGGCTGACATCCCGCTGGATGCTGGAGGTGGCCAAGAGCCGTCCCCTCGAGGTGTCCTGGCACGTGATGAGCCTGTCCGTCCTGAACGAGAACCGCCTGGACGAACTGCCCGAGCGCATACGGGTACTGATGGGCGAGGCGTGGGCGCCGGTGCGGGTTCTCGTCGCCGCGAGCCTCAGCCACGGCCCCGAGGTGCTCGAACCTCTCTACACCGCTCTCGGCGACCGCTACCACCTGGAGCAGCAGCCCAAGAACAGGGCGACGCTGGAAGCCGCCCTGCGGGAGGTCGGACTTCCCGTGGACCTGGCCGACGCCGGTGACACGGACCGCTACGACAGTGAGCTGCGGGCCTCCCATCGCAGGGGCATCTCCCTGGTCGGTGAGGACGTGGGCAGCCCGGTCATCGCCGTACCCGGCCCCGGGGCGCAGAGTGAGCCGGTCGCGTTCTTCGGGCCCGTGGTGAATCCCACGCCCAAGGGCGAGGAGGCGGCCCGGCTGTGGGACGGCGTGCTCGCCGTGGCCTCGGCGCCGGGCTTCTACGAGATCAAGCGGACGCGCACCAGCGGCCCGGACTTCGGCTGA
- the secY gene encoding preprotein translocase subunit SecY, producing MLNALSHVFKTPDLRKKLLFTLGIIVLYRIGSHVPIPGVDYRTVQRCVDSVSEGEGILGLVNLFSGGALLQITVFALGILPYITASIILQLLTVVIPRLEALKKEGASGQAKITQYTRYLTVALAVLQGTGLVATARNGALFPNCPEASGIVPDDSVFVTVVMVITITSGTACVMWLGELITERGVGNGMSMLIFISIASTLPGAIWAVKRESTIADGWLAFGVVLLVGFAMVGLVVFVEQAQRRIPVQYAKRMVGRRSYGGTATYIPLKINQAGVVPVIFASSLLYIPALIAQFVGSGSGWATWVTNNFTKGNHPYYVVAYFLLVVFFAFFYVSITFNPEEVSDNIKKAGGFVPGIRAGRATAQYLGYVLNRLTWPGSIYLGLIALVPTVALGNFGSSNQLTGTSILIIVSVGLETVKQISSQVEQHRYEGFLH from the coding sequence GTGCTGAACGCGTTGAGCCACGTTTTCAAGACGCCCGACCTGCGCAAGAAACTGCTCTTCACCCTGGGCATCATCGTGCTGTACAGGATCGGCTCACATGTGCCTATTCCGGGCGTGGACTACCGGACGGTCCAAAGGTGCGTGGACTCTGTATCGGAAGGCGAGGGAATTCTCGGGCTGGTCAACCTCTTCAGTGGCGGAGCTCTCCTGCAGATCACGGTTTTCGCTCTGGGGATCCTTCCGTACATCACGGCCAGCATCATTCTCCAGTTGCTCACCGTTGTGATTCCGAGGCTGGAAGCGCTGAAGAAGGAGGGGGCGTCAGGACAGGCGAAAATCACGCAGTACACCCGCTATCTCACCGTGGCGCTCGCCGTCCTGCAGGGGACGGGCCTCGTCGCGACCGCGCGCAACGGCGCACTGTTCCCCAACTGCCCGGAAGCCTCGGGCATCGTGCCGGACGACTCCGTCTTCGTCACCGTGGTCATGGTCATCACGATCACGTCCGGTACGGCATGTGTCATGTGGCTCGGAGAGCTGATCACCGAGCGCGGGGTGGGCAACGGGATGTCCATGCTCATCTTCATCTCCATCGCCTCCACGCTCCCGGGGGCGATCTGGGCGGTGAAGCGGGAAAGCACGATCGCTGACGGATGGCTGGCCTTCGGTGTCGTTCTGCTGGTCGGGTTCGCCATGGTGGGCCTGGTCGTGTTCGTGGAGCAGGCGCAGCGCCGCATTCCGGTCCAATACGCGAAGCGGATGGTCGGCCGCAGATCGTACGGGGGTACGGCCACGTACATTCCACTGAAGATCAACCAGGCCGGTGTGGTTCCGGTCATCTTCGCTTCTTCGCTTCTCTACATTCCCGCCCTGATCGCGCAGTTCGTGGGATCGGGCTCAGGATGGGCGACGTGGGTCACGAACAACTTCACCAAGGGGAACCACCCGTACTACGTGGTGGCCTACTTCCTTCTGGTTGTGTTCTTCGCGTTCTTCTACGTGTCGATCACCTTCAATCCGGAAGAGGTGTCCGACAACATCAAAAAGGCCGGAGGATTCGTGCCGGGAATCCGTGCCGGTCGGGCCACCGCCCAGTACCTGGGGTACGTCCTCAATCGGCTCACGTGGCCCGGATCGATCTATCTGGGGCTCATCGCCCTGGTCCCGACGGTGGCGCTGGGCAACTTCGGCAGCTCCAACCAGCTCACGGGCACCAGCATCCTGATCATCGTGAGCGTCGGGCTGGAGACCGTGAAGCAGATCAGCAGCCAGGTCGAGCAGCACCGCTACGAGGGTTTCCTGCACTGA
- a CDS encoding TetR/AcrR family transcriptional regulator has product MGRTSDARNKILTAARSLLERRGYSALGVAEICKTAEVPKGSFYYFFESKEALALTVIDEQWAAEKRDWEGVLGGDAEPLERLRQLFEATENRQRNGQESCGVVSGCMFGNLTLEMSNQTDAVRERLQQIFEAQVDMVEATIVEAKERGEIAVAEPREAARSVVAQLEGQVLFAKLYNNTSQLSSLWPNCLALLRADEPQVAELA; this is encoded by the coding sequence ATGGGGCGAACGAGCGATGCCAGGAACAAGATTCTCACCGCTGCTCGGTCACTGCTCGAGCGGCGGGGCTACTCGGCGCTGGGCGTGGCCGAGATCTGCAAGACGGCCGAGGTGCCCAAGGGCAGCTTCTACTACTTCTTCGAGTCCAAGGAAGCCCTCGCCCTCACCGTCATCGACGAGCAGTGGGCGGCGGAGAAGCGGGACTGGGAGGGCGTCCTGGGCGGCGACGCCGAGCCCCTGGAGCGGCTGAGGCAGCTCTTCGAGGCCACCGAGAACCGCCAGCGGAACGGCCAGGAGAGCTGCGGAGTGGTCTCCGGCTGCATGTTCGGCAACCTCACCCTGGAGATGAGCAACCAGACGGACGCCGTACGCGAACGCCTCCAGCAGATCTTCGAAGCGCAGGTGGACATGGTCGAGGCGACCATCGTCGAGGCCAAGGAGCGGGGTGAGATCGCGGTGGCCGAACCGCGCGAAGCCGCTCGATCCGTCGTCGCACAGCTCGAAGGCCAGGTGCTCTTCGCCAAGCTCTACAACAACACCTCGCAGCTCAGCAGCCTGTGGCCCAACTGCCTCGCCCTGCTGCGCGCCGACGAACCCCAGGTGGCCGAACTCGCCTGA
- a CDS encoding nitronate monooxygenase, with product MSVMSRLLSDLGVERPVLAAPMAGGGGSSELVVAAARAGSMGFVAAGYKSAALLAEQLRTVREQDALLGVNVFAPSPVPVSVDAYSRYARTVQAEADRYGLSLSDSPPKEDDDDWAAKIDLLVGSPVPWVSFTFGIPDSTVVRALRRVGTTILQSVTTAEEARLAAETGVDALIVQGPAAGGHSATLTPDRPLVPVSLPDLVAHVRSQVSLPLVAAGGIGTPSDVAAALHAGAEATMVGTLLLRTDESGASAPHQRALADPAFDTTVLTRAFTGRPARGLRNRFTERYEASAPTGYPAVHHLTAPLRRAAAAAGDQQLMHLWAGTAYRRAAREPAARTLRRLTEAL from the coding sequence ATGTCAGTCATGAGCCGATTGCTGTCCGACCTTGGTGTGGAACGCCCGGTTCTCGCGGCACCCATGGCCGGCGGGGGGGGTTCTTCCGAGTTGGTCGTGGCGGCCGCACGTGCGGGCAGCATGGGTTTCGTGGCCGCCGGGTACAAGTCGGCGGCCCTTCTCGCCGAGCAGCTGCGGACCGTCCGGGAGCAGGACGCCCTGCTCGGTGTCAACGTGTTCGCACCCAGCCCGGTCCCCGTGTCGGTCGACGCCTACAGCCGCTACGCCCGTACCGTGCAGGCCGAGGCCGACCGTTACGGGCTGAGCCTGTCCGACAGTCCTCCGAAGGAGGATGACGACGACTGGGCGGCCAAGATCGACCTGCTCGTCGGGTCGCCGGTCCCGTGGGTGTCCTTCACCTTCGGCATCCCCGACTCCACGGTCGTCCGGGCCCTGCGGCGGGTCGGCACCACCATCCTGCAGAGCGTCACCACGGCCGAAGAGGCCCGCCTGGCAGCGGAGACCGGTGTGGACGCCCTGATCGTGCAGGGGCCTGCGGCCGGCGGTCACTCGGCCACGCTCACCCCCGACCGCCCGCTCGTCCCCGTCTCCCTGCCCGACCTGGTGGCACACGTGCGCAGCCAGGTCTCCCTGCCGCTCGTCGCCGCCGGAGGGATCGGGACGCCCTCCGACGTGGCGGCCGCGCTCCACGCCGGAGCGGAGGCCACCATGGTCGGCACACTCCTCCTGCGTACGGACGAGAGCGGCGCCTCGGCGCCACACCAGCGGGCCTTGGCGGACCCGGCCTTCGACACCACCGTGCTGACCCGAGCTTTCACGGGACGGCCGGCACGAGGACTGCGCAACCGCTTCACCGAACGCTACGAAGCCTCGGCCCCGACCGGATATCCCGCCGTGCACCACCTCACCGCCCCGCTGCGCAGGGCGGCCGCCGCGGCCGGTGACCAGCAACTCATGCATCTGTGGGCAGGCACCGCGTACCGCCGGGCCGCGCGGGAGCCGGCGGCACGGACGCTGCGGCGGCTCACCGAGGCGTTGTGA
- a CDS encoding LysR family transcriptional regulator → MEVEIRHLRAFAAVARHRSFSRAAQELLVTQPALSRTVAQLEATLGVRLLERTSRRVEPTDAGTEFLQQAERALASFDHALTTARRLGVLRLGFSWLLPAPWAQRTIKDFEQSTGASVALSRTDDPLEALHRRTVDIAVVRGDTPAPEPLRTVWLYDEARFAVCARESPLAGRGHLDWGEVRNWRLIVNTVSGTTGPWSWPEESRPKDIVETANFDEWVETVAANRGIGIVPETARDRSPHPALRFVALTNAPPVPVRLVYLPNGPRTLIRRFVDASLAAVGT, encoded by the coding sequence GTGGAGGTCGAGATCCGCCACCTCCGGGCCTTCGCCGCGGTGGCGCGCCACCGGTCCTTCTCCCGTGCCGCCCAAGAACTGCTGGTCACCCAGCCGGCCCTGAGCCGGACGGTAGCTCAGTTGGAGGCGACCCTGGGCGTCCGTCTCCTGGAGCGCACGTCACGCCGCGTGGAACCGACCGACGCCGGTACGGAGTTCCTGCAACAGGCGGAACGAGCCCTCGCCTCCTTCGACCACGCCCTCACCACGGCGCGCCGGCTGGGTGTGCTGCGACTCGGCTTCAGCTGGCTGCTGCCGGCTCCCTGGGCGCAGCGGACCATCAAGGACTTCGAGCAGAGCACCGGTGCCTCCGTCGCACTCAGCCGCACCGACGATCCCCTGGAGGCCCTGCACCGGCGCACCGTCGACATCGCCGTGGTCCGCGGCGACACACCAGCGCCGGAGCCGCTGCGTACCGTCTGGCTGTACGACGAGGCCCGCTTCGCCGTCTGCGCCCGGGAGAGTCCGCTGGCCGGCCGCGGCCACCTGGATTGGGGCGAGGTGCGGAACTGGCGTCTGATCGTGAACACCGTCAGCGGTACCACCGGCCCGTGGTCCTGGCCCGAGGAATCACGGCCGAAGGACATCGTCGAGACGGCGAACTTCGACGAGTGGGTGGAGACGGTCGCAGCGAACCGCGGTATCGGCATCGTCCCCGAGACCGCCAGGGATCGCTCACCCCACCCCGCTCTGCGCTTCGTCGCGCTCACCAACGCCCCGCCGGTTCCCGTGCGACTGGTCTACCTGCCGAACGGCCCCCGCACGCTCATCCGCCGGTTCGTCGACGCTTCCCTGGCGGCGGTGGGCACGTGA
- a CDS encoding MarR family winged helix-turn-helix transcriptional regulator, whose amino-acid sequence MADATTIVPLNPDEEKFLRALGKVMALLPRVVDADMLEELPISSTEYTVLVHLSEVPHHQMRMSELANVCGLSLSGMTRVVNRLESQSLVTRQKCPEDGRAWLALLTNPGWKMLEQAWPTNLASVRRHIFSRLEGCDVAAAAEVLQRIAAP is encoded by the coding sequence ATGGCAGACGCGACGACAATCGTTCCCCTCAACCCGGACGAGGAGAAATTCCTCCGGGCACTCGGCAAGGTGATGGCCCTTTTGCCCCGGGTTGTCGATGCGGACATGCTCGAGGAGCTTCCGATCTCCTCCACCGAGTACACCGTCCTGGTCCATCTTTCCGAAGTCCCGCACCATCAGATGCGCATGAGCGAATTGGCCAACGTGTGCGGCCTTTCGCTGAGCGGCATGACCCGGGTGGTGAACCGGCTGGAGTCCCAGTCACTCGTCACCCGGCAGAAGTGTCCCGAGGACGGGAGGGCGTGGCTGGCCCTGCTCACCAACCCGGGATGGAAGATGCTGGAACAGGCGTGGCCCACGAACCTCGCCAGTGTGCGCCGTCACATCTTCTCCCGCCTGGAAGGCTGCGATGTGGCGGCGGCCGCGGAGGTGCTGCAGCGCATAGCGGCACCCTGA
- a CDS encoding MarR family winged helix-turn-helix transcriptional regulator produces MPGIAAQPDPDERELRPLDAEEEAVVRALSRVIYALPRAIDADMMREQRLSLIEYLALANLSEAPDRQMRMSDLAAAVEMSLSGMTRLVTRLESQGLIRRVKSSLDARGSNAILTDEGFARLEAAWPSNLASVRRHFLDHLTGLDLGHLAVALRNIAT; encoded by the coding sequence ATGCCAGGCATCGCAGCTCAGCCGGACCCGGACGAGAGAGAACTGCGGCCCCTCGACGCCGAGGAAGAGGCCGTGGTGAGGGCGCTGAGCCGCGTCATCTACGCTCTGCCGCGGGCGATCGACGCTGACATGATGCGAGAGCAGCGCCTGTCCCTCATCGAGTACCTGGCTCTGGCGAACCTCTCGGAGGCCCCCGACCGGCAGATGCGGATGAGCGACCTCGCCGCCGCCGTCGAGATGTCGCTCAGCGGCATGACGCGGCTGGTCACCCGACTGGAGAGCCAGGGGCTCATCCGGCGTGTCAAGTCGTCGCTCGATGCCCGGGGATCGAACGCCATCCTCACCGACGAGGGCTTCGCCCGTCTGGAAGCCGCGTGGCCGTCCAACCTGGCGTCCGTGCGCCGTCACTTCCTGGATCATCTGACGGGCCTCGACCTCGGTCATCTCGCGGTGGCCCTGCGGAACATCGCCACCTGA
- a CDS encoding MarR family winged helix-turn-helix transcriptional regulator, translating into MTQEQQMSATEYLALMHLSEAPDRRLRMGDLSSACEMSLSGTTRVVHRLEKEGYIERVRCDRDGRSYRAALTDSGFARLEEAWPSNLAAVRRHFLDHLTGIDLKTLAAALERVAT; encoded by the coding sequence ATGACCCAGGAACAGCAGATGTCCGCTACGGAGTATCTGGCTCTGATGCATCTCTCCGAGGCCCCCGACCGGCGCCTGCGGATGGGGGACCTTTCCTCCGCCTGCGAGATGTCGCTCAGTGGAACGACACGGGTCGTGCACCGGCTGGAGAAGGAGGGCTACATCGAGCGCGTGCGGTGCGACCGCGACGGGCGCAGCTACCGCGCCGCCCTCACCGACTCCGGCTTCGCCCGCCTGGAGGAGGCGTGGCCGAGCAACCTGGCCGCTGTGCGCCGCCACTTCCTCGACCACCTGACCGGGATCGACCTCAAAACCCTCGCCGCCGCGCTGGAGAGGGTCGCCACCTGA
- a CDS encoding alcohol dehydrogenase, with translation MDTYRAAQVTSPSGRFEVVEREVPQPGRNHVRLSVEACGICHSDDFFVTGTMPGVRWPLVPGHEVAGRIEELGEGAEAFGWKVGDRVTVGWFGGSCWHCTPCRRGDFIVCENLKIPGYAYDGGFAENMIAPVDALARIPDALSAADAGPMACAGVTTYNGLRRSSAQPGDRVAVVGLGGLGHLAVQFAVAMGFETVAIARGAEKAELAKRFGAHQYIDSTGATPVADALRALGGAKVVLATAGNSDAIAATVDGLTSRGELVVIGVSPEPLGIAPLQLILSGRVVRGHPSGTAQDVQDTMDFSALHGIRPTVEAVPLSEADSAYQRMLSGAARFRMVLTNA, from the coding sequence ATGGATACCTATCGTGCCGCGCAGGTGACGAGTCCGAGCGGGCGTTTCGAGGTCGTCGAGCGCGAAGTACCGCAACCAGGGCGCAATCACGTCCGCCTGTCCGTCGAGGCATGCGGCATCTGCCACAGCGACGACTTCTTCGTGACCGGCACCATGCCCGGTGTGCGGTGGCCGCTGGTGCCCGGACACGAGGTGGCCGGACGCATCGAGGAACTGGGCGAGGGCGCCGAGGCCTTCGGCTGGAAGGTGGGGGACCGGGTGACGGTGGGGTGGTTCGGCGGGAGCTGCTGGCACTGCACGCCGTGCCGGCGGGGTGACTTCATCGTCTGCGAGAACCTCAAGATCCCGGGCTACGCGTACGACGGGGGTTTCGCCGAGAACATGATCGCGCCGGTCGATGCCCTGGCACGCATTCCTGACGCCCTGTCGGCGGCGGACGCGGGTCCCATGGCCTGCGCGGGGGTCACGACCTACAACGGGCTGCGGCGCAGCTCCGCCCAGCCGGGCGACAGGGTGGCCGTGGTGGGCCTCGGCGGTCTCGGACATCTGGCCGTGCAATTCGCCGTGGCCATGGGATTCGAGACGGTGGCCATCGCCCGCGGCGCGGAGAAGGCCGAACTGGCCAAGCGCTTCGGGGCACACCAGTACATCGACAGCACGGGAGCGACCCCGGTCGCGGACGCCCTGCGTGCCCTTGGGGGTGCCAAGGTGGTGCTGGCCACGGCCGGCAACTCCGACGCCATCGCGGCCACCGTCGACGGCCTGACGTCCCGAGGGGAACTCGTGGTCATCGGAGTCTCGCCCGAGCCGCTCGGCATCGCCCCGCTCCAGCTCATCCTGTCGGGCCGGGTGGTGCGCGGCCACCCGTCCGGTACCGCGCAGGACGTGCAGGACACCATGGACTTCAGCGCGCTGCACGGTATCCGCCCCACGGTGGAAGCCGTGCCCTTGAGCGAGGCGGACTCCGCCTATCAGAGGATGCTCTCCGGCGCGGCCCGCTTCCGCATGGTCCTCACCAACGCCTGA
- a CDS encoding GPP34 family phosphoprotein → MFYAPFSWSASSVTIASPTDLEPYMTTALGLSALAVSPGIDAPPEPGDLSLSLAGAELVDLVDLQAVLLDDGRLLPAASPRTQDDLLLEAASTIVRDAPYETVEQWLWRRGRDLAARYRRVLEATASGTPEHSSRRSFRRSRPLPVVPPAVDRALGRMTDGRPVVVALAAAARIVEAADETLGELDPDEAAVVGAVHQAVTRLAAERQRRSIERVGFDDIARGF, encoded by the coding sequence ATGTTCTATGCGCCTTTCAGCTGGTCGGCGTCGTCGGTGACGATCGCCTCCCCGACCGACCTGGAGCCGTACATGACCACAGCCCTGGGCCTGTCCGCCCTCGCCGTCTCCCCGGGCATCGATGCCCCGCCGGAGCCGGGTGACCTCTCCCTCTCCCTGGCCGGTGCGGAACTGGTCGACCTTGTCGATCTGCAGGCCGTGCTCCTCGACGACGGTCGGCTCCTGCCCGCCGCATCGCCGCGAACCCAGGACGACCTACTGCTCGAAGCCGCCTCGACGATCGTCCGGGACGCCCCTTACGAGACCGTGGAGCAGTGGCTGTGGCGTCGCGGCCGTGATCTGGCCGCCCGCTACCGGAGGGTCCTCGAGGCGACCGCGAGCGGCACACCGGAACACTCCTCCCGGCGCTCCTTCCGCAGGTCCCGCCCCCTGCCCGTCGTCCCGCCCGCGGTCGACCGGGCGCTCGGCCGCATGACGGACGGACGGCCCGTCGTCGTAGCTCTCGCGGCCGCAGCGCGCATCGTGGAGGCCGCGGACGAGACACTCGGCGAGCTGGACCCGGACGAAGCCGCCGTGGTGGGCGCCGTCCACCAGGCCGTCACGCGGCTGGCCGCGGAACGGCAGCGCCGATCGATCGAGCGGGTGGGTTTCGACGACATCGCGCGGGGCTTCTGA